In Mongoliitalea daihaiensis, one DNA window encodes the following:
- a CDS encoding anhydro-N-acetylmuramic acid kinase, translating into MQSSQSYQMIGLMSGTSGDGLDIAYTTFDFDGQWSFAIPHAETIPFPKKLGKQLRQCHELSGLDLALLDVSFGKWMGEQVKEFCKKYNIQPQAIASHGHTVFHQPQKGLSLQIGNAWSLHVACGLPVINDFRMLDIQLGGQGAPLVPIGDQLLFGEFDYCINLGGIANISMDQAGHRVAFDICPFNLLLNHFAQKKKMPYDANGALAKSGKLIPKLLKALNKHRFYKKSGAKSLGREDLASFFECIDSGEKVSNILHTLVEHYAIQIAACIEAKEERKASVILTGGGAFNRYFVERLEAMLLEKAQILPIGEQVIQFKEALIFAFLGVLRLRNEINTLASVTGANRDSCGGVLIS; encoded by the coding sequence ATGCAGTCTTCACAGAGTTACCAAATGATCGGATTGATGTCAGGAACATCAGGGGATGGATTGGATATTGCCTACACTACTTTTGACTTTGATGGGCAATGGTCCTTCGCAATCCCCCATGCGGAAACTATTCCTTTTCCCAAAAAACTTGGCAAACAACTTCGCCAATGTCATGAGCTGTCAGGCTTAGATTTAGCACTTTTAGATGTATCATTCGGCAAGTGGATGGGTGAGCAGGTGAAGGAGTTCTGCAAAAAATATAACATTCAGCCCCAAGCTATAGCTTCTCACGGTCACACCGTATTTCATCAACCCCAAAAAGGTCTAAGCTTGCAAATCGGAAATGCATGGTCCCTACATGTAGCCTGTGGATTGCCTGTAATCAATGATTTTCGGATGCTAGATATACAGTTGGGTGGACAAGGGGCTCCTTTGGTTCCCATTGGAGATCAATTGCTCTTTGGAGAGTTTGACTATTGCATCAACCTGGGGGGCATCGCCAACATCAGCATGGACCAAGCTGGTCATCGAGTGGCCTTTGATATCTGCCCATTTAACCTCCTACTCAACCATTTTGCCCAAAAGAAAAAAATGCCGTATGATGCCAATGGAGCCTTGGCCAAAAGCGGCAAGCTGATACCCAAACTTCTGAAAGCATTGAATAAACATCGTTTTTACAAAAAATCGGGTGCTAAGTCTCTTGGCCGTGAAGATTTAGCTTCTTTTTTCGAATGTATAGATTCGGGAGAAAAAGTATCCAATATCCTGCATACGCTTGTAGAGCACTACGCAATTCAAATTGCTGCATGTATTGAGGCAAAAGAAGAAAGAAAAGCAAGCGTCATTCTCACAGGAGGAGGAGCATTCAATCGGTATTTTGTCGAGCGATTAGAAGCAATGCTCCTAGAAAAAGCACAGATTCTCCCCATTGGAGAGCAAGTCATCCAATTTAAAGAAGCGCTGATCTTTGCATTCTTGGGTGTGCTTCGTTTGAGAAATGAAATTAATACCTTGGCTTCTGTGACAGGGGCAAATAGGGATTCTTGTGGGGGTGTGTTAATTTCATAA